In a single window of the Elaeis guineensis isolate ETL-2024a chromosome 8, EG11, whole genome shotgun sequence genome:
- the LOC105049923 gene encoding uncharacterized protein gives MDRDSKKRGREDPVVVVMVAPEEDTGVVGGAAVEPEITRKKGKKQEISESSSSDVILEVGDIFEISDVYRPPGLFEFPWHKEDGGLIVAAAAAESDGWDLRDVFFSSLVDGCSAAIGFPGDRLSPPLGPIALTGDGEDGSWPSDGDADGVDCIWSTVLRQPLPTVYSKRSSA, from the coding sequence ATGGATCGAGATagcaagaagagagggagagaggatccGGTGGTGGTGGTGATGGTGGCGCCGGAGGAAGACACGGGAGTCGTTGGAGGGGCCGCGGTGGAGCCGGAGATAACgaggaagaaggggaagaagcaGGAGATATCGGAGTCATCGTCGTCGGACGTGATATTGGAGGTGGGCGATATCTTCGAGATCTCCGACGTGTACCGCCCGCCCGGGCTGTTCGAGTTCCCGTGGCACAAGGAGGACGGAGGGCTGATCGTGGCAGCGGCGGCGGCGGAGTCGGACGGCTGGGATCTCCGCGACGTGTTCTTCTCGTCGCTCGTCGACGGGTGCTCCGCCGCCATCGGGTTCCCCGGCGATCGCCTCTCGCCTCCGCTGGGGCCGATTGCGCTCACCGGGGATGGCGAAGATGGATCGTGGCCATCCGATGGGGACGCCGACGGCGTGGATTGCATCTGGAGCACCGTGCTCCGCCAGCCACTCCCCACCGTGTACAGCAAGCGCTCCAGCGCTTGA